In one window of Gouania willdenowi chromosome 8, fGouWil2.1, whole genome shotgun sequence DNA:
- the LOC114467925 gene encoding hemoglobin subunit beta-like has protein sequence MVKWTDSERSTIQSIFSKIDKDVVGPAAISRCLIVYPWTQRYFGSFGNLYNAAAITSNPKVAAHGKVIVEALEKAVQNMDNIKAAYAELSVLHSEKLQVDPGNFKLLADCLTIVIAAQLGNDFTPDVQATFQKFMNVVVSSLEKQYY, from the exons ATGGTGAAATGGACAGACTCTGAGCGCTCTACCATCCAGAGCATCTTCTCCAAGATCGACAAAGACGTCGTGGGTCCTGCTGCTATTTCCAG gtgtCTGATTGTGTACCCCTGGACTCAGAGGTACTTTGGCAGCTTTGGAAACCTCTACAATGCTGCTGCTATCACCTCCAATCCCAAAGTAGCAGCTCATGGAAAAGTGATCGTGGAGGCCCTGGAGAAGGCTGTGCAGAACATGGACAACATCAAGGCTGCATATGCAGAGCTGAGCGTGCTGCACTCTGAGAAACTGCAGGTGGACCCTGGTAACTTCAAG CTCCTGGCTGACTGCCTGACCATTGTGATTGCTGCTCAGCTGGGCAACGACTTCACCCCTGACGTCCAGGCAACTTTTCAGAAGTTCATGAACGTGGTGGTGTCCTCCCTGGAGAAGCAGTACTACTAG
- the LOC114468025 gene encoding hemoglobin embryonic subunit alpha-like, whose translation MSLSVKNKDTVRAFWAKVSPKAADIGADALCRMLVVYPQTKTYFSHWKDLSPGSAPVMMHGAVIMQGVADAVAKIDNLTDGLDQLSQLHAFTLRVDPANFKVLSHNLMVVMANQFPKDFSPEVHVAMDKFLALVALALSEKYR comes from the exons ATGAGTCTCAGTGTGAAGAACAAGGACACGGTCAGAGCCTTCTGGGCTAAAGTTTCTCCTAAAGCCGCAGACATCGGTGCTGATGCTCTGTGCAG GATGCTGGTGGTTTACCCACAGACCAAGACTTACTTCTCCCACTGGAAGGACCTGAGCCCCGGCTCTGCCCCGGTGATGATGCACGGAGCGGTTATCATGCAAGGAGTTGCTGATGCTGTGGCCAAAATCGATAATCTGACTGATGGTCTTGATCAGCTCAGCCAGCTGCACGCCTTCACTCTCAGAGTGGACCCTGCTAACTTCAAG GTGCTCTCCCACAACCTCATGGTGGTCATGGCCAACCAGTTCCCCAAGGACTTCAGCCCTGAGGTCCATGTGGCTATGGACAAGTTCCTGGCTCTGGTGGCTCTGGC
- the LOC114467958 gene encoding hemoglobin embryonic subunit alpha-like isoform X2 encodes MSLSVKNKDTVRAFWAKVSPKAADIGADALCRMLVVYPQTKIYFSHWKDLSPGSASVMKHGAVIMQGVADAVAKIDNLTDGLDQLSQLHAFTLRVDPANFKVLSHNLMVVMANQFPKDFSPEVHVAMDKFLALVALALSEKYR; translated from the exons ATGAGTCTCAGTGTGAAGAACAAGGACACGGTCAGAGCCTTCTGGGCTAAAGTTTCTCCTAAAGCCGCAGACATCGGTGCTGATGCTCTGTGCAG GATGCTGGTGGTTTACCCACAGACCAAGATTTACTTCTCCCACTGGAAGGACCTGAGCCCCGGCTCTGCCTCGGTGATGAAGCACGGAGCGGTTATCATGCAAGGAGTTGCTGACGCTGTGGCCAAAATCGATAATCTGACTGATGGTCTTGATCAGCTCAGCCAGCTGCACGCCTTCACTCTCAGAGTGGACCCTGCTAACTTCAAG GTGCTCTCCCACAACCTCATGGTGGTCATGGCCAACCAGTTCCCCAAGGACTTCAGCCCTGAGGTCCATGTGGCTATGGACAAGTTCCTGGCTCTGGTGGCTCTGGCTCTGTCTGAGAAATACAGATAA
- the LOC114468027 gene encoding hemoglobin embryonic subunit alpha-like — protein sequence MSLSVKNKDTVRAFWAKLSPKAADIGADALCRMLVVYPQTKTYFSHWKDLSPGSAPVMMHGAVIMQGVTDAVAKIDNLTDGLDQLSQLHAFTLRVDPANFKVLSHNLMVVMANQFPKDFSPEVHVAMDKFLALVALALSEKYR from the exons ATGAGTCTCAGTGTGAAGAACAAGGACACGGTCAGAGCCTTCTGGGCTAAACTTTCTCCTAAAGCCGCAGACATCGGTGCTGATGCTCTGTGCAG GATGCTGGTGGTTTACCCACAGACCAAGACTTACTTCTCCCACTGGAAGGACCTGAGCCCCGGCTCTGCCCCGGTGATGATGCACGGAGCGGTTATCATGCAAGGAGTTACTGATGCTGTGGCCAAAATCGATAATCTGACTGATGGTCTTGATCAGCTCAGCCAGCTGCACGCCTTCACTCTCAGAGTGGACCCTGCTAACTTCAAG GTGCTCTCCCACAACCTCATGGTGGTCATGGCCAACCAGTTCCCCAAGGACTTCAGCCCTGAGGTCCATGTGGCTATGGACAAGTTCCTGGCTCTGGTGGCTCTGGCTCTGTCTGAGAAATACAGATAA
- the LOC114467958 gene encoding hemoglobin embryonic subunit alpha-like isoform X1: MDVYKPTAAASSKPSPDKMSLSVKNKDTVRAFWAKVSPKAADIGADALCRMLVVYPQTKIYFSHWKDLSPGSASVMKHGAVIMQGVADAVAKIDNLTDGLDQLSQLHAFTLRVDPANFKVLSHNLMVVMANQFPKDFSPEVHVAMDKFLALVALALSEKYR, from the exons ATGGATGTATATAAACCCACTGCTGCAGCTTCAAGCAAACCCTCTCCAGACAAGATGAGTCTCAGTGTGAAGAACAAGGACACGGTCAGAGCCTTCTGGGCTAAAGTTTCTCCTAAAGCCGCAGACATCGGTGCTGATGCTCTGTGCAG GATGCTGGTGGTTTACCCACAGACCAAGATTTACTTCTCCCACTGGAAGGACCTGAGCCCCGGCTCTGCCTCGGTGATGAAGCACGGAGCGGTTATCATGCAAGGAGTTGCTGACGCTGTGGCCAAAATCGATAATCTGACTGATGGTCTTGATCAGCTCAGCCAGCTGCACGCCTTCACTCTCAGAGTGGACCCTGCTAACTTCAAG GTGCTCTCCCACAACCTCATGGTGGTCATGGCCAACCAGTTCCCCAAGGACTTCAGCCCTGAGGTCCATGTGGCTATGGACAAGTTCCTGGCTCTGGTGGCTCTGGCTCTGTCTGAGAAATACAGATAA